TGTCGGCCAAGGACCGCCAGGCACCCACGCTGGCCGAGGCCCGGGACCAGGGCCTGCTGCCGACGTACGAGGAGTGCCGGGCCCGCTACGCGGAACTGCGCGCGTCGGCTCAGCGCTGAGGACCGGGCAGCCGGCCCGGCCGCGGCCACAGCCGGGCGACCACCCGCCCGACGACGACGGCCGGGCCGTACGCGCGGCTGTCGTCGGTGACGAACGCGTTGTCACCCTCCACCCAGTGCCCGCCCCGGACCGCCCGGCGCACCCGCTTGACGACCAGCAGCCCCGGCCGGGACGGGAACCGGGCCAGCACGACGTCACCGTCGACGACCGGGCGTCCCGCGCCGGCACGGCGGACCAGCAGCCGGTCGCCGGAGCGCACCGTGGGGGACATCGAGGGACCGCGCACGCGGGCCAGCACCCACGGCGTGACCAGCGGCGGGACCGCTCCCGGGCCCCCCGGCTCGGCCGTGTCCCCGCTGCTCACCGGGAGTAGGGTCGCAGACGACCGACCATCCCAGAACCGGAGGCTCAGCTCATGCGTCTGCGCATGTTCTCCGCCGTGGAGGCCACCGCTCACTGCGACCTCCCCTGTGGCGTGTACGACCCGGCCCAGGCCCGCATCGAAGCGGAGTCCGTCAAGGCGCTCCAGGAGAAGTACCAGGCCAACGACGACCCGGCCTTCCGCACCCGCGCGATCCTGATCAAGGAGCAGCGGGCGGACCTGGTCAAGCACCACCTGTGGGTGCTGTGGACCGACTACTTCAAGCCGCCGCACTTCGAGAAGTACCCGCAGCTGCACGAGCTGTTCAACAAGGCGACCAAGCAGGCCGGCGCCGCGGGCGCCAAGGGCAGCATGGACCCCGCCGAGGGCCAGAAGCTCCTCGACCACATCGCGGAGATCGACAAGATCTTCTGGGAGACCAAGGCCGCGGCATAGCGCACGACGCAGCACCGCGACGACGGCCGGCGAGCACGTGCTCGCCGGCCGTCGCCGTCCCCGGCCCGCCGCCGGACCCGTCGGTGGTGACGACTCCTCCCCGGTACCGTCTGACCTCGATGCGTATCGACCCGGCCGGGTGGCCGTTCGTCACCGGGCCCCTGGCACCCGCCGCGGTCCTGGCCGCCGCCGGGTGGGCCGCCGGCCGGCGCGGGCTGCGGCTCGCCGCCTGGCCCTTCGCACTCCTGTCGGCCTACATGGCGCTGTTCTTCCGCGACCCGGACCGCCGCTGCGACGTCGAGCCGGCGGCCCCGGACGACGTCCTCGCCCCCGCGGACGGCCTGGTGACGGTCGCCGGAGCAGCCCAGGAGGGCGTCGCCCCCGAACCGGTCCCCGAGGGCGGCTGGCAGCAGGTCAGCGTGTTCCTGTCCGTCGTCGACGTGCACGTCAACCGCTCCCCGTACCGCGGTGAGGTCGTGCAGAGCTCCTACCGCCCGGGCAGCTTCCTGGCCGCCTACCGCAGGGAGTCCGCGCACCGCAACGAGCGCAGCGAGCTGTGGCTGCGCGACGGCGGGCGCACCGTGGTGTTCCGGCAGCTGGTCGGCGTGCTCGCCCGGCGCATCGTCACCCGCACCGGCGTGGGCCGGCACCTGGCCACCGGCGAGCGGATGGGCCTGATGAAGTTCGGCTCCCGGATGGACGTCTTCCTCCCCCGGGAGTGCACCGTGCTCGTGCGGGTCGGCCAGCGGGTGCGCGGCGGTGAGACCGTCATCGCCCGCTGGTCCGACCGCGGGTGAGGGGGACGACGGTGCCCAGTTCGGCGTCCGGAGCGCGCGTCCCGCAGACCCGGCGGACGGCCACCGTCGAGTTCGTGCGGGGCTCGGTGCGGGGCTCCCGGCGGCGCGCGCGGGCCACCCTGCCCAGCCTGTTCACGCTGGCCAACATGATGTGCGGCTTCGTGGCGATCCTGGTCTCCATCCGGGGCCAGTACACGCTGGCCGCCGTCCTGATCGGGTTCTCCGTCGTCTTCGACATCGCCGACGGCGCCGTCGCCCGCCTGGTCGGCGCGGTGACCCCGTTCGGCCTGCAGTTCGACTCCCTGGCCGACCTGGTCTCCTTCGGCCTGGCCCCGGCGCTGCTGGCCTTCACGCTGTTCTCCGAGGGCCGTGACGCCTGGGACCCGCTGGGCTGGGTGGTCTGCGGCCTGTGGGTGGCCTGCGCCGCCATCCGCCTGGCCCGCTTCAACACCACCATCGACCCGACCGCGGACAAGCGGTACTTCACCGGCCTGCCCAGCCCCGGCGCCGCCGGCGTCGTGCTGGCCTCGGTGTCCGCGTTCGGGAGTCAGATGCAGGGCCGCGACCGGTTGTGGGTGCTGCTGATCGTCGCGGTGCCCGCGGTGCTCATGGTCAGCACCATCCGGTTCCGCTCCTTCCGGTCACTGGTCAGCCCGAGGAGCGGGCGACCCTACGGCCTGGTCGCCGCCGCACTCGCCCTCGTCGCCGGGCTCGCCACCGTCCCCGTCGTCACCGGCTGCGTGCTGGCCTACGGCTACCTGCTGGCACCGGTGCTCGTGCCGGTCCTCTCCCCGCTCGGCCGCCTGGTGCCGGCCCGGCTCAAGGAGCTGCTCACGTGAGCGAGCGTGCGAGCTCCCGCGCGGGACAGGGCACCGTGCGGCCGGTGCGCCCGGACGACGTCCCCGCCGTCGTGGCCCTGGTGCGCGAGCTGGCCGAGTACGAGCGGGCACCCGACGAGGCGCGGATGACCGAGGCGCAGCTGGCCGGGGCCCTCTTCGGAGAGGCACCGGCGGTGTTCGGCCACGTCGCCGTGGTCGAGGGCGAGGTTGTCGGCACGGCGCTGTGGTTCCGCACCTTCTCCACCTGGCGCGGCACCCACGGCATCCACCTCGAGGACCTCTACGTGCAGCCGGCCCACCGCGGCCGCGGGCTGGGCCGCGAGCTGCTGCGCACGCTGGCCGACCTGTGCGTGCAGCGCGGGTACTCCCGGCTGGAGTGGTCGGTGCTGGACTGGAACACCCCGTCGATCGAGTTCTACCGGGCCGCCGGAGCGGTGCCGATGGACGGGTGGTCGGTCTTCCGGCTCACCGACGACGCCCTCGAGCACTTCGCCGCCGCGGTGCGCGGAGGCCCCGCGGCAGGTGGGTGGGCAGCCGGAGGCCGCGCGCCCTCCTAGGGTGACGCCGGGTGCTGGACGGCCGGCCGGGTCGCCGCGGAGGTGGAGGACGCGATGACGAACGAGCGCAAGCCCGCGGAGTGCTGGCTGACCGACATGGACGGCGTCCTGGTGCACGAGGGGCAGGCGCTGCCGGGCGCCGCGGACTTCCTGCAGCGCCTGACCGAGGCCGGCCGGCGGTTCCTCGTCCTCACCAACAACTCGATCTTCACGCCGCGGGACCTGTCCGCGCGGCTGGCCCGCTCCGGCCTGCAGGTGCCCGAGGCCTCGATCTGGACCTCCGCGCTGGCCACCGCGGACTTCCTGGCCACCCAGCTGCCCGGCGGCTCGGCGTTCGTCGTCGGCGAGGCGGGGCTGACCACCGCGCTGCACGAGGCCGGCTACACGCTCACCGACACCAACCCGGACTACGTCGTCCTCGGGGAGACCCGCACCTACTCCTTCGAGGCGATCACCCGGGCGGTCCGGCTGATCGGCGCGGGGGCACGGTTCATCGCCACCAACCCCGACGTCACCGGCCCCTCCCCCGAGGGCCCGCTGCCGGCCACCGGGTCGGTCGCGGCGATGATCACCCGCGCCACGGGCGCCGAGCCCTACTTCGTCGGCAAGCCCAACCCGATGATGTTCCGCAGCGCGATGCGCCGCATCGAGGCGCACTCGGAGACCACCGTCATGATCGGCGACCGGATGGACACCGACGTGGTCGCCGGCATCGAGGCCGGCCTGGACACCATCCTGGTGCTCACCGGCTCCACCCGGGCCGCCGACGTCGCCCGCTTCCCGTTCCGGCCGGGGCGGGTGCTGGACTCCATCGCCGACGTCGTGGACCTGGTGTGACCGCCGGGGGGCACCGACCGGACGTGACCGTGCGGCCGGCGGCCGTCGACGACCTGCCCCGCCTGGTGGAGCTGATCGACCTCGGCGCCACCCGCGCGGGCAAGGAGGACCGCAGCGACCAGGCCGGCTACCGGCGGGCGCTCGCCGAGATCGACGCCGCCCCGCACGACGAGGTGCTGGTGGCCGTCGTCGGCGGGGAGGTCGTCGGCGTCTGCCAGGTCTTCGCCGTCCGGCACCTGCAGGAGCGGGGCGGCCTGTGCGCGGAGGTGGAGTCGGTGCACGTGCACCCCGACGTCCGCGGGGGCGGGGTCGGCTCGGTGCTGCTCGACGCGGCCGTCGCGCAGGCCCGGGCGTGGGGGTGCTACCGCGTGCAGCTGACCAGCGACAAGACCCGCGGGGACGCGCACCGCTTCTACGCCCGGCACGGGTTCACCGCGACCCACGAGGGGTTCAAGCTGCGGCTGTGAGGCCCCGGTCAGCGCTCGAGGAAGGCCAGCCGGGCCTCCGGGGTGGCCAGCAGGTACAGCTCGGTGGCCACCAGCACCAGGAGCGGGACGCCGACCCACTCACCGCCCCACTCGGTGGCCGAGTACCAGCCGAACAGGCCCAGCAGCAGCTGCAGGAAGACCACCGGGCCGCGGGACCACGGCGAGAGCCGCCACAGACCCACCGCGGCGGCCCCCAGCAGGGCGGCGAAGAAGCCCACGTAGACGACCTCGGCCAGGGCCCGGGAGACGCTGTCGGGCGCGGAGGTCACCGTGAGCACGAGCAGCCACAGCGCGACCGCGGCCAGCGCGGCCGCCTCGAGGCCGGCCACCAGCGCGGCCCGGCGGACGGCGGGGGGCGCCTCCGGGCGTGCCCGCTGCGGGCGCGGCGCGGCCGGCTCGGCGGCGCCCCCGAGCAGCCGCTCGGCCCGGCGGCGGTCCCGCGGCGGCCTGGCTCCGGACTGCTCGGTCACGGTCGGAGGGTACGCGCCGGGACCGGGCGGGCCGCCGTCCCGAGACGCTGCGCCCGCGGGCCCGGCGGCCGGCTGCCCGGCCCGCTTCCGCCGGGGCCGGGACGGGCGTCCCCGCTGGCTAGCCTGACGGGCATGCGCGCGCTCGTGGTGGCCAACCCGGTGGCGACCACGACCAGCCGCGGGGTGCGCGACCGCGTGCTCGCCGCCCTCGCCGGCTCGCTCGACGTCCAGCTCGCCGAGACCACGCACCGCGGCCACGGCGCCGAGCTGGCCCGCAAGGCCGGCGTGGACGGCGTCGACGTCGTGGTCACCCTCGGCGGTGACGGCACGGTCAACGAGGTGGTCAACGGGTTGCTGCACGACGGGCCCGGCCAGGACGTGCCGCCGCTGGCCGTCGTCCCGGGTGGGTCGACCAACGTGTTCGCCCGGGCCCTGGGCCGCTCCCGGGACCCGGTCGCCGCGGCCACCGAGGTGGTGGAGTCCGTGCGCGCCGGGCGGGTCCGGCGGATCTCCCTGGCGACGGCCAGCGCCCGCGGCGTCAGCGCGGCACCGGCCCGGCTGCCGGACCCGGTGGCGGCCCGCGCGGCCGCCGACGCGGGGGCCGCGGCCTCCCCGGGGTGGGCCGAGCCGCGCTGGTTCGTCTTCTCGGCGGGCCTCGGCTTCGACGCCGACGTGATCGGCCGGGTGGAGGCCCACCGCGCCCGCGGGCGCCGCTCGACCGGGCTGCTGTACGTCCAGGAGGCGACCGGCGCGTTCGTGTTCGGCCGGGAGCGCCGCGACCCGGCGATGACGGCGCAGCTGCCCGGCCGACCGGCCGTCGACGGGTTATTCCTCTGCCTGGTCTCCAACGTCTCGCCGTGGACCTACCTGGGTGCCCGCGCGGTCAACCCGACGCCGGACGCCTCCTTCGACTCCGGCCTGGACGTCTTCGCGCTGGGGCGCACCGGTGTCCTGCGGATGCTGCGCCACGTGCGGGAGGCGTTCGGCCCGCGCCCGGACGTCCGGGGGGACGGCGTGCACCGCTGGCACGACCTGACCGAGCTGACGCTCACTGCGCGCCGGCCGCAGGGCTGGCAGCTGGACGGGGACCACCTCGGGACGGCGACCGGGCTGCGGGTGCGCAGCGTGCCCGACGCGCTCGCCGTCTTCGTCTGACGCCGACGCGAGCATCGCAGCGAGCGAGGAGCGGACCGGCGGCGGAAGACGACCTGAGGGCACCGTCGTCTGACGCCGACGGGCCGGTGGACCGGGCGGTTCCGCTACCGGCCCGGGACCTGCGGCTTCGCACGCGGTGGACGGGTCTGTCAACGCAGCGCGCGGGGTGACCGACGGGTCGAGTGGCAGCCCTACCACGCCCATGGTGAGCTTGCTCACGAGGGGTCGACCGATCCCGGCGTTCAGCTTGACAGTCCCCCTCGCCGTGAAAACATCGCGGGAGAAAGCAACCTGTCGGTAACACGTGCATGAAGTCGCCGTGCCAGGGCGCCGGCCACCCCGGTGCCGGCCCGCGGATCGGCCCACGGCCGACGACGGCTGCACCAGACCGTAGACGACATCGAGGAGAACACGGCCATGGACTGGCGCCACCGCGCCCTGTGCCGCGACGAGGACCCGGAGCTGTTCTTCCCCATCGGGACGACCGGCCCCGCCCTCGTGCAGATCGAGCAGGCCAAGGCCGTGTGCCGGCGCTGCCCCGTCGTCGAGTCGTGCCTGGACTGGGCACTGCGCGCGGGGCAGGACTCCGGTGTCTGGGGCGGACTGTCCGAGGACGAGCGGCGCGCCCTCAAGCGCCGCCAGGCCCGCACGCGGGTCCGCACCGCCTGAGCACACCGCACCGCCGGCACCGGGCTCGATCCCGGCCGCCGCATCGCACCGCCGACGAGGCCGGCCCGGGATCCCCGGGCCGGCCTCGTGGCGTGTCGGGGGGTGTCAGCGCCGGAGCCGGCCGGCACCGGGGAGGGACAGCACCACCTCGGTGCCCCCGGCGTCGGCCGGCACCGACGGCGGGCTGGTCATCGTCAGGCTGCCGCCCAGCTCGGTGGTGACGAGGGTGCGCACGATCTGCAGTCCCAGCCCCTCGCTGGCCGACGGGTCGAAGTCGGCGGGCAGGCCCCGCCCGTCGTCGACGACGCGGACGACGAGGTCCTCGCCGTCCCGCTCGGCCACCAGGTCGATGCAGCCCGGGCTGCCGTCGGGGAACGCGTGCTCGGCGGCGTTGTGCAGCAGCTCGGTGACCGCCAGCACCAGCGGGGTCGCGACCTCGGCCGGCAGCTCGCCGAAGCCGCCGGTCCGCCGGGTCCGCGCCGCCGGGCCGACCGAGGTGAGGTCGCCCAGCATCGGCAGGACCCGGTCGAGCACGTCGTCGACGTCGACCACGTCCTCGCGGCTGCCGGCCAGGGTCTCGTGCACGACGGCGATCGAGGCGACCCGGCGCACCGACTCCTCCAGCGCCTCGCGGGCCGCCGGCTCGGTCATCCGCCGCGCCTGCAACCGCAGCAGCGCGGCCACGGTCTGCAGGTTGTTCTTCACCCGGTGATGGATCTCCCGGATGGTCGCGTCCTTGGTCAGCAGCGCGCGGTCCCGCCGGCGGACGTCGGTCACGTCGCGCACCAGCACCAGCGCGCCGGTCTCGGCCCCGGGCGCCCGCAGCGGCAGCGCGCGCAGCAGCAGGGTCGCCGCGACGCACTCGACGTCCATCGGGTCGGGGAACCGCCCGTCCACCGCGGCGCGGATGCCGGCCGCCACGGCCTCCCCCGCCACCCGGTCGGCCGCGGCGTCCCGGGTGAGGAGGCCCAGGTCCGCCCCGACGACGTCGCCGGTGACGCCGAGCCGGCGGTAGGCCGACAGCGCGTTGGGGCTGGCGTAGACCGCGCGCCCGGCGGCGTCCAGCCGCACCAGGCCGTCGCCCACCCGCGGGCTGAGCTCGCCGTCCAGCGGCTTGCGCGGCGGGAACGTGCCGGCCGAGACCATCAGGCACAGGTCGGCGGCGATGTCGAGGTAGGTGAGCTCCAGGGTGGACGGCGACCGGGTGACGGCCAGGTTGGTGTCCCGCGCCAGGACCGCGACGACGACGCCGTCGTGCCGCACCGGCACCACCTCCCGCCGCCGCGGGGTGCTGCCCGACCAGTCCGGCTCGCCCTCCGTCACCGGACGGCCCTCGCGGTGCGCGACCCCGAGGGGCTCGGCGTCCGGCCCCTCCACCTCCGAGCCGACCAGGTCGTCGGGCTGGCTGGTCGGCGCGGTCAGCGGGCGCACCTGGGCCACGCACCACCACGCGCCGGTGCGCAGCGGCACCCACAGGGTCAGGTCGGCGAACGAGAGGTCGGCCAGCAGCTGCCAGTCGGCCACCAGCCGGCGGGCGTGGTCGACCTGGTCCGGGGCAGAGGCCGACCCCCGGGTGAGGCGTTCGGAGAGGCTGTTCATCTTGACCTGAGGGTATGCAGGGCCCCGCGCCGGGCCCGGTGAGGTGCTGGAACGGCCGCCCTGCAGGGCCCCGCGGCGAGCTTGCGAGGCGTGGGGGGCAGGGTGGTCCTCCATCTAGGCTCGCGGTCGTGTCCTCGTCGCCCGTCGCGCCGGCCGTGACCGTCGGACCCGCCCGTCCCGACGACTTCCCGCGGATCGCGCAGCTCACCTCCGACGTCTACCTGGGCGGCGGGCTGGCCTCCCCCGAGTACGGGGAGCAGCTGCGCGACGTGGCGGGGCGCGCCGACCGCGCCGAGCTGCTCGTGGCCCGGGACGGCGGCGGGCGCGTGGTGGGCAGCGTGGCGCTGGTGCTGACCGGCGACTTCGGCGAGGTCACCGAGTCCGACGAGGAGGCGGCGTTCCGGATGCTCGTCGTGGACCCCGCCGTGCAGGGCCGCGGGCTCGGCGCGCTGCTGGTGGGGACCTGCCTGCAGCGCGCCCGGGCGGCCGGCAAGCGGCGGGTGGTGCTCTCGACCGACCGGCGCATGCGGACCGCGCAGCGGCTCTACGAGCGGATGGGCTTCACCCGGCTGCCGGAGCGCGACTGGTCACCGCGGCCGGGCATCGACCTGCTGGTCTACGCCCTCGACCTCCCGGCCGGCCGCGCCCCGAGTCGGTGAGGGCCGGGCCCTCACCAGGAGACGGTGGCGATGAGGTCGCCCTCCTGCAAGACCTCGCCCTCCACGACGTGCAGCTCGCGGACGGTGCCGGCCCGCTCGGTGAGGACGGGGATCTCCATCTTCATCGACTCGAGGACCACCAGGGTGTCGCCGGCGTCCACCTCGATGCCCGGCTGCACCAGCACCTTCCACACGCTCGACACCATCTCGGCGTGGATCTCCTCGACCGCCACCGGCCCCTCCCCTGCGCGTCCGGACGTCCATCCTGGCACGGCCGGCCCGCTGCTCAGACCGCTGCGGGGCTGCCCGACGCCAGCCGGTCGAGGACCGCGCACACCTCCGGGCCGTCGTGCGGCACGCCGACCTCCGGCACCGCGCCGAGCACCTCGCTCGCGGCCCTGGCGGCCGTGGCGGTGTCGGGTGCCCCGGCGCTGACCGTCGCCAGCAGGGCGTCGTACCAGCGGTCCAGCCGGTCGCCCGGGTCGTAGCCGCTGACTGCCACGACCTCGGCGCCGGGTGCCCCGGTGGTGTGCCGGCCGGACCGGGGCAGCCGACCGGTGACCCGGCCACCCTGCCCGGGCGGCAGCGAGGAGCGCAGCTGGACGGTCACCGCCCGCCGCGGCGGGGCACCCGTCCCGGCGTCGACGGCCCGGGTGCCCGAGGCGCTGCGCAGCGCCAGCTCGACGGCGTCCACGCCGTGTGCCCGCTCCAGGACCGTCATGTCGAGGGAGAAGCCGGCTGCCACCTCGGCGAGCCCGCCGTCCGGCGCGATGCCGACGGTGACCAGGCCGCGCCAGCCCACCTCGGGCAGCCGTCCGGCCGCCGACAGCAGCTCGAAGGGCTCCTCGGGGGTCCAGGAGACCCGCGCGATGCCCGCGGCGCGGTCGCGGGACACCGGCGTGGTGCAGCGCAGTCCCCCGTCGGTGACCAGGGCGAGGAAGCCACGCTCGCTGGCCGGCTCCACGCCGTCACCACCGAGGCGCTCCAGCACCGCCGCGGACGGGCCGACCCAGCCGAGGCCGGCGGCGACCACCGCACCCGCGAGCCGGGCGTTGCCGGCCAGCGCCGGCGGGACCGGGAGGACCGCCTGCACGCCGCTGCGGCGCGCCGCCTCCACGATCCGGTCCACCGCGAGGTAGGACTCCGCGGCGGGCGCGGGGCCCAGCAGGATCGCGTCGTCGGCCAGCCGGACGTGCCGCGCGGCCCGGTCGGCCTCGGAGTGGACGGCGACCGTCTTCACGTCCAGGCGGGAGCAGGCCGCCACCACCGCACACGCCGCCGGTCCCCTTCCGGCCACGAGCACGCTCTCGATCCCGACGGGTGCCACGTCCCGAACCGCCTTCCTGCGACCCAGCGTCGTCCTCCCCAGCCTGGCCCGCCGCCCGGGCGGACCGCCACAGGGGGGCGGTGCCAACCGGGCCCGTGAGAGGCTGGGAACACAGCCTGACGGGTCCACCCGGTGTGCGCGTCCACGACGTGGCCGGGGTCACCCGGAGGTGTCCCGGGCCCGCAGCGGGCTCCCGGCAGCGGCGAGGAGAGGAGGGCAGCGATGTCGAAGCGTGGACGCAAGCGGCGCTCCCGCAAGGGGAACAAGGCCAACCACGGCAAGCGCCCCAACGCCTAGGGGCGTTGCCCTGCCCCGGCAGGGAGCGCGAGAGGCCCGGGACCCGATCGGGTCCCGGGCCTCTCGCGTCCTGCGGCGGGCTCAGCCGGTGGGGCGCTCGCGGGTGCGCTCCACGCTGATCCGCTCCACGCTGACCTGGGTGCCGTGCTCCTCGAAGGAGACGGTGGTCAGCTGCAGCTTGATCCGGTCCCGCAGGCCCGGCGGCGGGCTGTCGCCCCCGCACCGGCGGCGCACCAGGGCCTTGAACTCCTGCTCGATGCCGAACTGGCGCAGGCAGGGCGAGCACTCCTCGAGGTGCTCGGCGATGACCTGGCGGCGGGACGGCTCGGTCTCGTGGTCGAGGAACTCGAACACGTGGGAGAGCACGTCGTCGCAGGAGTGCACCTCGATCGGGTCACCGTCGTCCGGACGGTGGTCGCTGGTCACGGACGACTCGCCTCCTCCCCGGCACCGGCCCGGACGAAGCCCCGCTCGCGGGCGTAGTCGGCCAGCAGCTTCTGCAGGCCGCGACGGCCGCGGTGCAGGCGGGACATCACCGTGCCGATGGGCGTGCCCATGATCTCGGCGATCTCCTTGTAGGCGAACCCCTCGACGTCGGCGAGGTAGACCGCCAGCCGGAAGTCCTCCGGCAGCTGCTGCAGGGCCTCCTTGATGTCGGAGTCCGGCAGGTGGTCCAGCGCCTCGATCTCCGCCGAGCGCAGGCCGCTGGAGCTGTGCTCCTCGGCGGCGTAGAGCTGCCAGTCCTGCACCTGGTCGGTCGGGTACTGCTGCGGCTGCCGCTGCTTCTTGCGGTAGCTGTTGATGTAGGTGTTGGTCAGGATCCGGTACAGCCAGGCCTTGAGGTTGGTCCCCTCGGCGAACTGGTGGAAGGCCGAGTAGGCCTTCACGAACGTCTCCTGGACCAGGTCCTCGGCGTCGGCGGGGTTGCGGGTCATCCGCAGGGCGGCCGGGTAGATCTGGTCGAGGTAGGGCAGCGCGTCGCGCTCGAAACGGGCGTCGCGCTCGGCACGGGTCTCGTCGACCTCGGTGCGGCTGCCGCCCTCGCGCGCCTCGGGCACCTCGACCGGCGCGCTGGGCCCGATGGTCTCCTCGGTCGTGGTCTCCGGCGTGCGGTCCGCGATCTCCTCGGGCACCGACCGTCCTCTCTGCGGCGCCCGGGCGCGGGCGGCTGCCTCCGACGATCCTAGCCGCGCGGCCCCGGGCCGGCCCGGGGGCCGCCGGAGCGCGGGGCGCTGGCGGGCGCTGGTGGAGAGGGTGTTGCTCACGGGGGGTCCAACCGTGCGGTCAGGGGTCCCCATTCCCTGCCGAACTAGGGTCGGTCGCGTGGCGGCGACCCCCGCGGTGCGGGCCCTCGAGCGGGCTCGGGTGGCCCACGGCCTGCACTCCTACGACCCGGACCACGCCGCCGGGCAGGGGCACGGGGAGGCCGCGGTGGCCGCGCTGGGCACCGACCCGCGGCAGGTGTTCAAGACGCTGGTCACCCGGGTGGACGGCACTCTCACCGTGGCCGTCGTCCCGGTGGCCGGCAGCCTGGACCTCAAGGCGTTGGCTGCTGCCACCGGCGGGCGGCGGGCGGCGATGGCCGAGCCGACCGACGCCGAGCGGGCGACCGGCTACGTGGTCGGCGGGATCAGCCCGCTCGGGCAGCGGCGGGCCCTGCCCACCGTCGTGGACGAGTCGGCGCTGGGCTTCGCCACCGTGCTGGTCAGCGCCGGTCGCCGAGGGCTGCAGGTGGAGCTGGCGCCCGCGGACCTGGTGCGACTCACCCGGGCCCGCACCGCCGCCATCGCCCGGTGAACCGCTTGCCCCCGCGATCATGGAGCCCGGGAAGCGACACACCGCCGCTGGTCGGCGTGTCGCTTCCCGAACGCCGTGATCGCCGAGGAACGGCGGGTCAGGAGCCCGGAGTCGTGTACGGGGTGAGCAGCTGGTCGACCGGCGCGTGGTCGTCGGTGAGCACCCGGGCGTCCCCGACGAACTCCGCCAGCCGCGCACCGGACGCGACCTGCCAGTCCAGGCCCCGGTCGCCCAGCGCGTCGCCGACCGCGTCCAGCGGCAGCGGTTCCCGGGAGGCGAGGACGACGACGTTCCC
This window of the Geodermatophilus sp. DSM 44513 genome carries:
- a CDS encoding WhiB family transcriptional regulator, encoding MDWRHRALCRDEDPELFFPIGTTGPALVQIEQAKAVCRRCPVVESCLDWALRAGQDSGVWGGLSEDERRALKRRQARTRVRTA
- the sodN gene encoding superoxide dismutase, Ni encodes the protein MRLRMFSAVEATAHCDLPCGVYDPAQARIEAESVKALQEKYQANDDPAFRTRAILIKEQRADLVKHHLWVLWTDYFKPPHFEKYPQLHELFNKATKQAGAAGAKGSMDPAEGQKLLDHIAEIDKIFWETKAAA
- a CDS encoding GNAT family N-acetyltransferase, which codes for MTVRPAAVDDLPRLVELIDLGATRAGKEDRSDQAGYRRALAEIDAAPHDEVLVAVVGGEVVGVCQVFAVRHLQERGGLCAEVESVHVHPDVRGGGVGSVLLDAAVAQARAWGCYRVQLTSDKTRGDAHRFYARHGFTATHEGFKLRL
- a CDS encoding GNAT family N-acetyltransferase; the protein is MSERASSRAGQGTVRPVRPDDVPAVVALVRELAEYERAPDEARMTEAQLAGALFGEAPAVFGHVAVVEGEVVGTALWFRTFSTWRGTHGIHLEDLYVQPAHRGRGLGRELLRTLADLCVQRGYSRLEWSVLDWNTPSIEFYRAAGAVPMDGWSVFRLTDDALEHFAAAVRGGPAAGGWAAGGRAPS
- a CDS encoding GNAT family N-acetyltransferase; translation: MSSSPVAPAVTVGPARPDDFPRIAQLTSDVYLGGGLASPEYGEQLRDVAGRADRAELLVARDGGGRVVGSVALVLTGDFGEVTESDEEAAFRMLVVDPAVQGRGLGALLVGTCLQRARAAGKRRVVLSTDRRMRTAQRLYERMGFTRLPERDWSPRPGIDLLVYALDLPAGRAPSR
- a CDS encoding phosphatidylserine decarboxylase, which gives rise to MRIDPAGWPFVTGPLAPAAVLAAAGWAAGRRGLRLAAWPFALLSAYMALFFRDPDRRCDVEPAAPDDVLAPADGLVTVAGAAQEGVAPEPVPEGGWQQVSVFLSVVDVHVNRSPYRGEVVQSSYRPGSFLAAYRRESAHRNERSELWLRDGGRTVVFRQLVGVLARRIVTRTGVGRHLATGERMGLMKFGSRMDVFLPRECTVLVRVGQRVRGGETVIARWSDRG
- the pssA gene encoding CDP-diacylglycerol--serine O-phosphatidyltransferase, which produces MPSSASGARVPQTRRTATVEFVRGSVRGSRRRARATLPSLFTLANMMCGFVAILVSIRGQYTLAAVLIGFSVVFDIADGAVARLVGAVTPFGLQFDSLADLVSFGLAPALLAFTLFSEGRDAWDPLGWVVCGLWVACAAIRLARFNTTIDPTADKRYFTGLPSPGAAGVVLASVSAFGSQMQGRDRLWVLLIVAVPAVLMVSTIRFRSFRSLVSPRSGRPYGLVAAALALVAGLATVPVVTGCVLAYGYLLAPVLVPVLSPLGRLVPARLKELLT
- a CDS encoding diacylglycerol kinase family protein, coding for MRALVVANPVATTTSRGVRDRVLAALAGSLDVQLAETTHRGHGAELARKAGVDGVDVVVTLGGDGTVNEVVNGLLHDGPGQDVPPLAVVPGGSTNVFARALGRSRDPVAAATEVVESVRAGRVRRISLATASARGVSAAPARLPDPVAARAAADAGAAASPGWAEPRWFVFSAGLGFDADVIGRVEAHRARGRRSTGLLYVQEATGAFVFGRERRDPAMTAQLPGRPAVDGLFLCLVSNVSPWTYLGARAVNPTPDASFDSGLDVFALGRTGVLRMLRHVREAFGPRPDVRGDGVHRWHDLTELTLTARRPQGWQLDGDHLGTATGLRVRSVPDALAVFV
- a CDS encoding biotin/lipoyl-binding carrier protein; the protein is MAVEEIHAEMVSSVWKVLVQPGIEVDAGDTLVVLESMKMEIPVLTERAGTVRELHVVEGEVLQEGDLIATVSW
- a CDS encoding HAD-IIA family hydrolase; amino-acid sequence: MTNERKPAECWLTDMDGVLVHEGQALPGAADFLQRLTEAGRRFLVLTNNSIFTPRDLSARLARSGLQVPEASIWTSALATADFLATQLPGGSAFVVGEAGLTTALHEAGYTLTDTNPDYVVLGETRTYSFEAITRAVRLIGAGARFIATNPDVTGPSPEGPLPATGSVAAMITRATGAEPYFVGKPNPMMFRSAMRRIEAHSETTVMIGDRMDTDVVAGIEAGLDTILVLTGSTRAADVARFPFRPGRVLDSIADVVDLV
- a CDS encoding S26 family signal peptidase — encoded protein: MSSGDTAEPGGPGAVPPLVTPWVLARVRGPSMSPTVRSGDRLLVRRAGAGRPVVDGDVVLARFPSRPGLLVVKRVRRAVRGGHWVEGDNAFVTDDSRAYGPAVVVGRVVARLWPRPGRLPGPQR
- a CDS encoding sensor histidine kinase, with the translated sequence MNSLSERLTRGSASAPDQVDHARRLVADWQLLADLSFADLTLWVPLRTGAWWCVAQVRPLTAPTSQPDDLVGSEVEGPDAEPLGVAHREGRPVTEGEPDWSGSTPRRREVVPVRHDGVVVAVLARDTNLAVTRSPSTLELTYLDIAADLCLMVSAGTFPPRKPLDGELSPRVGDGLVRLDAAGRAVYASPNALSAYRRLGVTGDVVGADLGLLTRDAAADRVAGEAVAAGIRAAVDGRFPDPMDVECVAATLLLRALPLRAPGAETGALVLVRDVTDVRRRDRALLTKDATIREIHHRVKNNLQTVAALLRLQARRMTEPAAREALEESVRRVASIAVVHETLAGSREDVVDVDDVLDRVLPMLGDLTSVGPAARTRRTGGFGELPAEVATPLVLAVTELLHNAAEHAFPDGSPGCIDLVAERDGEDLVVRVVDDGRGLPADFDPSASEGLGLQIVRTLVTTELGGSLTMTSPPSVPADAGGTEVVLSLPGAGRLRR